Proteins encoded within one genomic window of Fibrobacter sp. UWB16:
- the dapF gene encoding diaminopimelate epimerase, protein MSLKFSKWTGLGNDFVLVEPGESFDMTPGKALEQRVIELCDRRFGIGADGVVVVTPINENVKSNEFEMRIFNADGSEAAMCGNATRCVAKFIQSRGLSDDSNFVLHTKSGLVKPSVLPDGRVCVNMGLPREFLGTIKLTADTFDFTGVTVSMGNPHTVIFVDDIEKIQLENWGRILEVDKIFPDRCNIEFAQVINENTIRMRVWERGCGVTMACGTGSCATLVAAQRTGRIGLEADVVLDGGTLHIKHEEGGPVFMTGPAKEVFKGEI, encoded by the coding sequence ATGTCTTTAAAATTTTCAAAATGGACTGGTCTCGGCAACGACTTCGTTCTCGTCGAACCTGGTGAGTCTTTCGACATGACTCCGGGCAAGGCTCTGGAACAGCGTGTAATTGAACTTTGCGATAGACGCTTTGGCATTGGCGCTGATGGGGTAGTCGTCGTAACTCCGATAAACGAAAATGTAAAAAGTAACGAATTTGAAATGCGCATCTTCAACGCAGACGGTTCCGAAGCCGCCATGTGCGGTAACGCCACGCGTTGTGTTGCAAAGTTTATCCAAAGTCGCGGTCTTAGCGATGATAGCAATTTTGTTTTGCACACCAAAAGCGGTCTTGTAAAGCCATCCGTTCTGCCGGATGGCCGTGTTTGTGTAAATATGGGCCTCCCGCGCGAATTCTTGGGAACGATCAAGCTCACAGCAGATACATTTGATTTTACGGGCGTAACAGTTTCTATGGGCAACCCGCATACCGTTATCTTCGTAGACGACATCGAAAAAATTCAGCTTGAAAATTGGGGACGCATCCTCGAAGTAGACAAGATTTTCCCTGACCGTTGCAACATCGAATTTGCACAAGTGATCAACGAAAATACGATTCGCATGCGCGTCTGGGAACGCGGTTGTGGCGTGACGATGGCTTGTGGCACCGGAAGCTGCGCAACGCTTGTTGCCGCTCAGCGCACAGGTCGCATCGGTCTCGAAGCAGACGTTGTCTTGGATGGCGGAACGCTTCACATCAAGCACGAAGAAGGCGGCCCAGTCTTTATGACCGGCCCCGCAAAAGAAGTCTTCAAAGGCGAAATCTAA
- a CDS encoding LL-diaminopimelate aminotransferase has protein sequence MNNSIINPYYDRLPGSYLFSTIAKKIKEYQGTHENADIIRLGIGDVTSPIIPAVIEAMHKAVNEMGVKWTFRGYGPEQGYDFLREAIIRGEYTPRGIEMDPNDVFVSDGSKCDVANIQELFSADAKIAIPDPVYPVYLDSNVMAGRTGVLQDDGHFSEVTYLASTAENNFQPDLPKNPVQLIYLCSPNNPTGTVLTRETLQKFVDYANETGAIILFDGAYNCYIRDEKLPHSIYEIPGARTCAIEFRSFSKTAGFTGVRCAYTIVPHELEKLRAMWNRRQCTKFNGVSYVTQRAAEAIYTPEGWEQTKAVISGYMDTAAKIRKELTECGYTVFGGEHAPYIWWKLPEGEKSFDFFDRLLATCEVVGTPGSGFGPCGEGYFRLTAFGDPDQTAVALKRIREKL, from the coding sequence ATGAACAATTCAATCATCAATCCGTACTACGATCGTCTTCCTGGCAGTTACCTTTTTTCAACGATTGCCAAGAAAATCAAGGAATACCAGGGCACCCACGAAAACGCAGACATCATCCGCTTGGGTATTGGCGATGTGACTTCTCCGATTATCCCCGCTGTGATCGAGGCCATGCACAAGGCTGTAAACGAAATGGGTGTCAAGTGGACGTTCCGCGGTTACGGTCCAGAACAAGGTTATGATTTCCTCCGTGAAGCCATTATCCGTGGCGAATACACTCCGCGCGGCATTGAAATGGATCCGAACGATGTGTTCGTGAGCGATGGTTCCAAGTGCGATGTCGCAAATATCCAGGAACTCTTCTCGGCTGACGCCAAAATTGCAATCCCGGACCCGGTTTACCCTGTGTATCTCGATAGCAACGTGATGGCTGGCCGTACGGGGGTTCTTCAGGACGACGGTCATTTCTCCGAAGTGACTTATCTCGCCTCAACGGCTGAAAACAACTTCCAGCCTGACTTGCCCAAGAATCCCGTCCAATTGATTTATCTTTGCAGCCCGAACAACCCGACCGGTACGGTGCTCACTCGAGAAACGCTCCAGAAGTTTGTGGATTACGCCAACGAAACTGGTGCAATTATTTTGTTCGATGGTGCATACAATTGCTACATCCGCGACGAAAAGCTCCCGCACTCCATTTACGAAATTCCAGGCGCTCGCACTTGCGCCATTGAATTCCGCAGCTTCAGTAAGACCGCCGGATTCACGGGCGTTCGTTGTGCATACACAATTGTCCCGCACGAACTTGAAAAGCTCCGTGCCATGTGGAACCGCCGTCAGTGCACTAAGTTCAACGGCGTAAGCTACGTGACACAGCGCGCGGCAGAAGCCATTTACACTCCGGAAGGCTGGGAACAGACAAAGGCCGTCATCAGCGGTTACATGGATACGGCTGCAAAAATCCGCAAGGAATTGACGGAATGTGGTTATACCGTTTTCGGTGGCGAACACGCTCCTTACATTTGGTGGAAGTTGCCCGAAGGCGAAAAATCGTTTGACTTTTTTGACCGCTTGCTTGCCACTTGCGAAGTTGTCGGCACGCCGGGTAGTGGTTTTGGTCCCTGCGGTGAAGGCTATTTCCGCCTGACCGCTTTTGGCGACCCAGACCAGACTGCAGTTGCCCTCAAGCGCATTAGGGAAAAGTTGTAA